From a region of the Zingiber officinale cultivar Zhangliang chromosome 4B, Zo_v1.1, whole genome shotgun sequence genome:
- the LOC121976437 gene encoding actin-depolymerizing factor 5-like: MSSTPKAEAELTDRHRQAPTMAMAFKMATEGMRVKQECLSSFMEMKWKKVSRYVVYKIDEQAREVMVDKVGAAGEGYDGLAAALPADDCRYAVFDFDFVSRDNCQKSKIFFITWSPTASRIRSKILYATSKQGLRRLLEGIHYEVQATDPTEMGFDVIQEKAK; this comes from the exons ATGTCTTCTACTCCGAAGGCAGAAGCAGAGCTCACCGATCGCCACAGGCAAGCTCCAACCATGGCGATGGCTTTCAAGATG GCGACGGAGGGGATGCGGGTGAAGCAGGAGTGTTTGAGCTCATTCATGGAGATGAAGTGGAAGAAAGTGAGCCGCTACGTGGTGTACAAGATCGACGAGCAGGCACGGGAGGTGATGGTCGACAAGGTCGGCGCCGCCGGCGAGGGCTACGACGGCCTCGCCGCCGCCCTCCCAGCCGACGACTGCCGCTACGCCGTCTTCGACTTCGACTTCGTCTCCCGTGATAACTGCCAGAAGAGCAAGATCTTCTTCATCACCTG GTCCCCAACCGCATCAAGGATCAGATCAAAGATCTTGTATGCAACCTCAAAACAAGGACTGAGAAGGCTACTGGAAGGGATCCACTATGAGGTGCAAGCAACTGACCCTACAGAGATGGGATTTGATGTGATCCAAGAGAAGGCCAAATGA